From Solea senegalensis isolate Sse05_10M linkage group LG19, IFAPA_SoseM_1, whole genome shotgun sequence, the proteins below share one genomic window:
- the LOC122784923 gene encoding S-adenosylmethionine decarboxylase proenzyme-like — MEEYNAHFFEGTEKLLEVWFSQHDETKGTGDLRTIPRFEWDKLLKNVHCLIISVTKTDKLEAYILSESSMFVSKTRFILKTCGTTLLLQALNPLLDLARQYCAFSAVENFFYSRKNFVKPSQQEFPHQNFQEEVDFLIQIFPNGTAYCMGPLNCDCWYLFTLDLSEHWKSKHADQTLEVLMSDLDPTIMDQFYMKDQVSARDVTRMSGIRDLIPGSVIDAAMFNPCGYSMNGMKSDGTYWTIHITPEAEFSYVSFETNLSARSFDNLVRKVVDLFKPGKFVTTLFVNQKSKCRSVFSSDKKLKGYKCLNRQLVQFNDYNLVFTSYAKNCQ, encoded by the coding sequence ATGGAAGAGTACAATGCACATTTCTTTGAGGGGACTGAGAAGCTGTTGGAGGTGTGGTTCTCTCAACATGATGAAACCAAAGGAACCGGGGACCTCCGCACCATCCCCAGGTTTGAGTGGGACAAACTTTTGAAGAATGTGCATTGCTTGATCATCAGTGTGACAAAGACTGACAAACTGGAAGCTTATATACTCAGTGAGAGCAGCATGTTTGTCTCCAAGACACGTTTTATCCTGAAGACGTGCGGAACCACCCTCTTACTACAAGCACTAAACCCTCTGCTGGATTTGGCAAGGCAGTATTGTGCCTTCAGTGCTGTCGAGAACTTTTTCTACTCCCGCAAGAACTTTGTGAAGCCATCTCAGCAGGAATTCCCTCATCAAAACTTCCAGGAGGAAGTGGACTTTCTCATCCAGATTTTCCCAAACGGTACAGCCTACTGTATGGGGCCTTTGAACTGTGACTGCTGGTACCTTTTTACCCTGGACCTATCAGAGCACTGGAAAAGCAAGCATGCAGATCAGACACTCGAAGTTCTGATGAGTGACCTTGATCCAACCATTATGGACCAGTTCTACATGAAAGATCAAGTTTCTGCAAGAGATGTCACTCGCATGAGTGGAATTCGTGACCTGATACCAGGTTCTGTGATCGATGCCGCAATGTTCAACCCTTGTGGATACTCAATGAATGGAATGAAGAGTGATGGGACATACTGGACTATCCACATCACCCCTGAGGCAGAGTTCTCTTATGTTAGCTTCGAAACCAACCTCTCTGCAAGATCTTTTGATAATTTGGTGAGGAAGGTGGTGGATTTGTTCAAGCCAGGGAAGTTTGTGACGACCCTCTTTGTCAATCAAAAGTCCAAATGTCGCAGTGTCTTTTCTTCGGACAAGAAACTCAAGGGCTACAAGTGTCTCAACCGCCAGTTGGTGCAGTTCAATGACTACAATTTGGTCTTTACAAGTTATGCCAAGAACTGCCAGTAG
- the rundc1 gene encoding RUN domain-containing protein 1 isoform X1 produces MSTEELSASDSEAVLAGAGERWAPVGAVASPEDESGSGSAVHPKQRGSSSASDEEMASKLRRLEEEQEQLNSSLLALTSHFAQVQFRLKQIVHAQSDEKDRMLAELEEFAFRGCPHVVGCRAQDAKQLLENSVDLTEREKRERLEAQREKQKDLILQLKTQLDDLERFAYQEGSYDSLPQSVVMERQKVIIDELIKKLDVNLNEDIGNLTPEELRQRVDGAIAQIVNPVRVKEQLVEQLKTQIRDLEMFINFIQDEVGNPLLSDVGHDQQPQAAGSSARTPGLKKKVDPEQAQRIRETGLQLIQKALAVLQIFAASQFGCAAGRVPSSMWPQEPTVRDYGPLLQRLEAAVDRVRVLGSCRHQPVEHIVNYTSNAALGPRDELTTAVRKELAIALKDLLSHGLFAPSQTMSLVLAPISCLLPYRPETQTMHPWELFVKYYHSKNGKAFVETPARQLSQSFRLPVGGGPVTITPKQSLLWAVHTVLKEHGRYKRGPDTEFKALVCMALNEQRLVSWLNLLCKSGTLIHPHYQAWSYMAQTGFEGALRILGRISHLKFRLPVDLAVRQLKNIKDAF; encoded by the exons ATGTCCACGGAGGAGCTGTCGGCGTCGGACAGCGAGGCTGTCTTAGCCGGCGCTGGGGAGCGATGGGCACCGGTGGGCGCCGTGGCCAGTCCCGAGGATGAGAGCGGGAGCGGCAGCGCAGTACATCCGAAGCAGAGAGGCTCGTCCTCGGCCAGCGACGAGGAAATGGCCTCCAAGCTGCGGAGGctggaagaggagcaggagcagctgaaCTCCTCTCTGCTCGCCCTCACCTCCCACTTCGCGCAGGTTCAGTTTCGACTCAAGCAGATCGTCCACGCCCAGAGCGACGAGAAGGACAGGATGCTGGCGGAGCTGGAGGAGTTCGCCTTCCGAGGCTGTCCTCATGTGGTGGGCTGCAGGGCTCAGGACGCCAAACAGCTGCTGGAGAACTCG GTGGATCTG ACCGAGCGGGAGAAGAGGGAGCGTCTGGAGGCTCAGAGGGAGAAACAGAAGGACCTCATTCTCCAGCTGAAGACGCAGCTGGACGACCTGGAGCGCTTCGCCTACCAGGAGGGCAGCTACGACTCGCTGCCGCAGTCGGTCGTCATGGAGAGGCAGAAG GTCATCATCGACGAGCTGATCAAAAAGCTGGACGTGAACCTGAACGAGGACATCGGGAACCTGACGCCGGAGGAGCTGAGGCAGAGAGTCGACGGTGCCATCGCTCAGATCGTGAACCCGGTGAGGGTCAAAGAGCAGCTGGTGGAGCAGCTGAAAACCCAGATCAGGGACCTGGAGATGTTCATCAACTTCATCCAGG acgaggtGGGGAATCCTCTCTTGTCGGACGTTGGACACGACCAGCAGCCGCAGGCAGCAGGATCCAGCGCCAGAACTCCAGGACTGAAGAAGAAAG TGGACCCTGAACAGGCCCAGAGGATACGCGAGACCGgcctgcagctcatccagaagGCCCTCGCTGTGCTGCAGATCTTCGCCGCGAGTCAGTTCGGCTGTGCGGCGGGGCGCGTCCCCTCGAGCATGTGGCCTCAGGAGCCCACAGTGAGGGACTACGGGCCCCTGCTGCAGCGCCTGGAGGCGGCCGTGGACAGAGTGCGGGTGCTGGGCTCGTGCAGGCATCAGCCCGTCGAACACATCGTCAACTACACCAGCAACGCGGCCCTCGGGCCCCGTGACGAGCTGACGACGGCCGTGAGGAAGGAGCTGGCGATCGCTCTGAAGGACTTGTTGTCTCACGGCCTCTTTGCGCCCTCTCAGACCATGAGCCTAGTGCTGGCTCCCATTTCCTGTCTGCTGCCGTACAGACCAGAGACACAGACCATGCACCCGTGGGAGCTCTTTGTCAAATACTACCACTCCAAAAATGGGAAGGCCTTTGTGGAGACGCCGGCCCGGCAGCTCTCACAGTCCTTCAGACTGCCTGTAGGGGGCGGCCCAGTGACTATCACCCCTAAGCAGTCGCTGCTGTGGGCCGTCCACACCGTGCTGAAGGAGCACGGACGCTACAAGCGGGGGCCGGACACAGAGTTCAAAGCGCTGGTGTGCATGGCTCTGAACGAGCAGCGGCTGGTGTCGTGGCTCAACCTGCTGTGTAAGTCGGGGACGCTGATCCACCCGCACTACCAGGCCTGGAGCTACATGGCACAGACCGGCTTCGAGGGAGCCCTGCGCATCCTGGGCCGCATCAGCCACCTCAAGTTCCGCCTCCCCGTGGACCTGGCTGTCCGGCAGCTGAAGAACATCAAGGACGCTTTCTGA
- the rundc1 gene encoding RUN domain-containing protein 1 isoform X2 has protein sequence MSTEELSASDSEAVLAGAGERWAPVGAVASPEDESGSGSAVHPKQRGSSSASDEEMASKLRRLEEEQEQLNSSLLALTSHFAQVQFRLKQIVHAQSDEKDRMLAELEEFAFRGCPHVVGCRAQDAKQLLENSTEREKRERLEAQREKQKDLILQLKTQLDDLERFAYQEGSYDSLPQSVVMERQKVIIDELIKKLDVNLNEDIGNLTPEELRQRVDGAIAQIVNPVRVKEQLVEQLKTQIRDLEMFINFIQDEVGNPLLSDVGHDQQPQAAGSSARTPGLKKKVDPEQAQRIRETGLQLIQKALAVLQIFAASQFGCAAGRVPSSMWPQEPTVRDYGPLLQRLEAAVDRVRVLGSCRHQPVEHIVNYTSNAALGPRDELTTAVRKELAIALKDLLSHGLFAPSQTMSLVLAPISCLLPYRPETQTMHPWELFVKYYHSKNGKAFVETPARQLSQSFRLPVGGGPVTITPKQSLLWAVHTVLKEHGRYKRGPDTEFKALVCMALNEQRLVSWLNLLCKSGTLIHPHYQAWSYMAQTGFEGALRILGRISHLKFRLPVDLAVRQLKNIKDAF, from the exons ATGTCCACGGAGGAGCTGTCGGCGTCGGACAGCGAGGCTGTCTTAGCCGGCGCTGGGGAGCGATGGGCACCGGTGGGCGCCGTGGCCAGTCCCGAGGATGAGAGCGGGAGCGGCAGCGCAGTACATCCGAAGCAGAGAGGCTCGTCCTCGGCCAGCGACGAGGAAATGGCCTCCAAGCTGCGGAGGctggaagaggagcaggagcagctgaaCTCCTCTCTGCTCGCCCTCACCTCCCACTTCGCGCAGGTTCAGTTTCGACTCAAGCAGATCGTCCACGCCCAGAGCGACGAGAAGGACAGGATGCTGGCGGAGCTGGAGGAGTTCGCCTTCCGAGGCTGTCCTCATGTGGTGGGCTGCAGGGCTCAGGACGCCAAACAGCTGCTGGAGAACTCG ACCGAGCGGGAGAAGAGGGAGCGTCTGGAGGCTCAGAGGGAGAAACAGAAGGACCTCATTCTCCAGCTGAAGACGCAGCTGGACGACCTGGAGCGCTTCGCCTACCAGGAGGGCAGCTACGACTCGCTGCCGCAGTCGGTCGTCATGGAGAGGCAGAAG GTCATCATCGACGAGCTGATCAAAAAGCTGGACGTGAACCTGAACGAGGACATCGGGAACCTGACGCCGGAGGAGCTGAGGCAGAGAGTCGACGGTGCCATCGCTCAGATCGTGAACCCGGTGAGGGTCAAAGAGCAGCTGGTGGAGCAGCTGAAAACCCAGATCAGGGACCTGGAGATGTTCATCAACTTCATCCAGG acgaggtGGGGAATCCTCTCTTGTCGGACGTTGGACACGACCAGCAGCCGCAGGCAGCAGGATCCAGCGCCAGAACTCCAGGACTGAAGAAGAAAG TGGACCCTGAACAGGCCCAGAGGATACGCGAGACCGgcctgcagctcatccagaagGCCCTCGCTGTGCTGCAGATCTTCGCCGCGAGTCAGTTCGGCTGTGCGGCGGGGCGCGTCCCCTCGAGCATGTGGCCTCAGGAGCCCACAGTGAGGGACTACGGGCCCCTGCTGCAGCGCCTGGAGGCGGCCGTGGACAGAGTGCGGGTGCTGGGCTCGTGCAGGCATCAGCCCGTCGAACACATCGTCAACTACACCAGCAACGCGGCCCTCGGGCCCCGTGACGAGCTGACGACGGCCGTGAGGAAGGAGCTGGCGATCGCTCTGAAGGACTTGTTGTCTCACGGCCTCTTTGCGCCCTCTCAGACCATGAGCCTAGTGCTGGCTCCCATTTCCTGTCTGCTGCCGTACAGACCAGAGACACAGACCATGCACCCGTGGGAGCTCTTTGTCAAATACTACCACTCCAAAAATGGGAAGGCCTTTGTGGAGACGCCGGCCCGGCAGCTCTCACAGTCCTTCAGACTGCCTGTAGGGGGCGGCCCAGTGACTATCACCCCTAAGCAGTCGCTGCTGTGGGCCGTCCACACCGTGCTGAAGGAGCACGGACGCTACAAGCGGGGGCCGGACACAGAGTTCAAAGCGCTGGTGTGCATGGCTCTGAACGAGCAGCGGCTGGTGTCGTGGCTCAACCTGCTGTGTAAGTCGGGGACGCTGATCCACCCGCACTACCAGGCCTGGAGCTACATGGCACAGACCGGCTTCGAGGGAGCCCTGCGCATCCTGGGCCGCATCAGCCACCTCAAGTTCCGCCTCCCCGTGGACCTGGCTGTCCGGCAGCTGAAGAACATCAAGGACGCTTTCTGA